The Corylus avellana chromosome ca11, CavTom2PMs-1.0 genome contains the following window.
AAATCACGCAAGACAGATACATTATGCACAATATATCATTTTGATCTAGATTTAATTATCATCAATTATTATACAATATCATCAATAGGATAAATTCAAGTCATATTGCCAGGCTCCCCCCCTCCCCACTTCTGCAAGAGATTTTAATAGAAATCATCAATCCACTATGTcctttataataaaaatacaaactattaaaaaaactaatatataatataaataaaaaaagaaaaagaaggtggTGATCGAGCACTCCCAATTGGCTAAGGCGATGGTCGAACTTCTCCCAATCATTTTAGAAAGAATGAATTTACAAAGTAATATAGCACAGCATGATTGACTTTCCGATCAAGAGGAACGCTTTAGGCTTTAGCCAATTGGTAGAAACTGGGAGACTAGTGCTGTTCACCAAccttttattaaatattatgttagaaatttttttgaagcagGAGCAGGAGCCTTGTGGATTCATGACGTTGATGTTCCACTTGCTTATTAGGTGCTCATGGCGGGTAGTTGGATTTATTCCCCCCCCACCCACACTACTTGGAACAACAGACAAAAGGCATGTCAAGTGTCAACCTTGTTTATTATTCTTCACCCTGTCTGCTTCTTTCCTTCTAAAACCAAAATCTAAAGGAACCCCCAACCAACACTGACAGTCTCTGAGGAACAGCAGCAACATGGGAGACCATGAGGACGACGACAGAGATGGAGAACAGGGAGGTTGTCCCAACACTCCGAAGCTACCTATACAAGGGAAGAGGAACATACTCATCACAAGCGCCTTGCCTTACGTCAACAACGTTCCTCATCTCGGAAATATCATTGGATGTAAATTTTTACTCTATATTTTCATCTTCTTATTTACACTTTTGTTTTCATATCTCTTATGCATATGTACTTGAATGAAAATGAGtgatttttttagaatattaattaaatgattaaatttattatttattattagtttaagcttttagaataattagtaatttagcATAGTATTTGATTGGCGATTCTAAGTCCAAGCCTATTACATGATAGCACGTTTCAACAAGTCGTAAAAGAGTTGTAGgtctaatattttttatttacaattttaagtACCTTCCAAAATATGGGGTTTGTGTGGtgtacaaatttctttttttctttccttctgagtttttttttctcattctttcttAGAGTTAACATAATTCTTATCTTTGACATTGGATGTAAAAGTTGCTGTTTCCATGACTATGTGAGGTGTGTCATGAGTCCAGCTCCATTAGAGTAAAGCTCATGTGGGCTTAGGATTCCTACAGtgacaagggaaaaaaaaagggtctttttttttttaaaaaaaaaaaaaaaaaattatagtggaTTTATAAGGAGTTGGTGATTTCCACAACAATATTGAATTTCTTTAGCATAATGAATTCGTTAAATTCATAGTTTTGGTGAGAAAATCATGTTTTGATTTCTAGAGTGGTAATTTATTGTGTTATTTCTATTCTTGGTATGGATTTCAAGTTTTGGACATAAACTTGGAAGACATTATAACCTATTTTATTATAACAGTGGATTTATAAGGAGTTGTCCCTTGGTTTTTCCTTCAAGCTAACAGGGTTTTGCAGGTAGATGTTGGTATTTTTGTGTGAATAATTTTCTTTGTGATTGGAGTGTGTTCTTAGCTTTGAAATATCAAAACGAACATTTTTGAGTTCACTTGAAATTGTTAGTTGGGATTGTCTTAATTTACATAGAGACCAAGTTGTGGCCCAACAGGTTAAATGTGGCATGCTTAAATGCAGGCGTTCTAAGTGCTGATGTCTTTGCTCGATATTGCCGTCTTCGTGGCTACAATGCGATATACATATGTGGAACTGACGAGTATGGAACAGCAACAGAGACAAAGGCTTTGGAGGAGAATTGCACCCCACAAGAGATTTGTGACAAGTATGTTATTCATAGAACTAGGAGCATATTTTATGAATTCagttgaatttttgtttattgaaGGTTTCCTGTCATTTGCAAATCTAGAAACAGAATATGTAGCTGATTTACTGATGTTCACCGTGTAGTGTGTAGCATGTGATCATAAAGATGAGAATTTGTATGGAGATATACAAAatttataatgatatttttttgccCTTCTGTTTTTTGGTGAGATTATATAGCAAGGCAAAATGGTCttactttcaatttaatttttgaagatgTTAGTGAGTTGATTTTCAGGTCTCTCATTCTGTATTATAATGTATTTTGAATACTATATTCTCCCTGTAGAGTTTCTTTAGGTTGATACTGTTAGCATTCCCCTATTCCTCTTAAAAATCTTTGCTCTTGGTTAATGATTTCAATAATATCTCTTAGAAAAGTGATCACCTTGTGTTTGCTTTACAGATATCATGCAATTCATAAGGAAGTTTACAATTGGTTCAACATAAGTTTTGACAAATTTGGGCGTACATCGACTCCTCAACAAACCGATATTTGCCAAGCAATTTTCAAGAAACTGATGGAGGACAATTGGCTTTCTGAAAGCATGATACAACAGGTACAAAGTCCTGCTCAGATGCTATAATGGCTTTATGTGCTTGTAAAAATGCTCCTTTTCTTCTCTGCCTATTGTTCTTTTGGTGTTACGAATTTGAAGCACTATTTACTCTCTAATGAAttttaattccaaaaaaaaattcagttttaTTGCGAGACATGCAGTCGTTTCTTGGCTGATCGGCTTGTTGAAGGCACCTGCCCATTTCCAAATTGTAATTATGATTCTGCACGTGGGGACCAATGTGATAAGTGTTGTCAGCTGCTAAATCCAACTGAACTTAAAGATCCTAGATGTAAGGTATGTGTGTCCTCTGCAGTATCTTAAGTGCAGCCATTTTCCCTCCCTTTTGTTTAATGGTCTTGGCTAGAATCTAGCTAAGAGAATGTTAGTTTTCCACTTTGCAAATTGGAGTTGGAAAATATGTACTTTCTTTTGAACATTTCTCTGGTCTCATAATTAGATTGTACTCAACAGGTATGTTGTAAAACTCCGCAAATTCGTGATACAGACCATTTATTTCTTGAGCTCCCTATGCTGAAGGATAAATTAGAGGAATATATCAACAACATGTCAGTTGCAGGATCCTGGAGCCAGAATGCTATTCAAACTACATATGCATGGCTTAAAGGAGGACTGAAACCCCGCTGTATTACCAGGGATCTTAAGTGGGGGGTTCCTGTTCCACATGAGAAATTCAAGGATAAGGTTAGCATGtaaattattgtgaaatttGAAGATTCATTGTTTCTCTTTGTAGTGGAGAAGTTCCTTTATGTAGTAATCTTAAAGAagttttcaagaaattttttctccAATTCATTATGCTCAGGTTTTCTATGTATGGTATGATGCACCTATTGGTTATGTCTCGATCACTTCATGCTACACACCTGATTGGGAGAAGTGGTGGAAGAACCCTGAAAATGTGGAGCTGTATCAGTTCATGGGAAAGGATAATGTGCCATTCCACACTGTAAGAGCTTTTCAGCACTTCTACTCTAACTACAAAATGTTATCTGTGAAGGGTGAATTCTTTAAAATAGGCTAAGAAGATTATTCCCACAATCCACTTATATGGTTTTTTGATAATCTAATTCCAGGTGATGTTTCCATCCACACTTATTGGAACTGGAGAAAACTGGACATTGATGAAGAGCATTAGTGTTACAGAATATTTAAACTATGAAGCAGGTATATTTTAGCTACCCAAAGTGATTCTCACTATGCAACTCCTTATGGTGATTTGTATTTGATGCTTTCATTCTTCATGTTTAAGATCTTTTTATACCATCTTTTCAGGTAAGTTCTCTAAAAGCAGGGGTATAGGAGTTTTTGGCAATGATGTGAAAGATACTAACATTCCCCCAGAAGTGTGGAGATACTACTTGCTGACTAACAGGCCGGAGGTAAGTTGTGTTGATGAGGCTTCTGGTGACTCTTCATTAACTCACTTTACTTGCAAAAAATAATGGATTTGCTTTCATTAGGTTTCAGACACCTTGTTTACATGGGCAGACTTGCAAGCAAAACTAAATACTGAGCTACTGAATAATTTGGGCAATTTCATTAACAGGGTATTGAGTTTCATTGCCAAGCCTCCAGGTCAGTAAGCTGCTTGCAGGCATCAAATCTTTTTAGTTCCCCATCCATACAGTGTTGATGAAGCTTTTGGGATGTGGTTGTGGGGATTTCCCATGAGTGCCAGCCATTCTCTTTTTCACTTGTCATTTGTTGACTGTTTGATGCTGCCCTTTTCTTGTATCTGTGGTGAAATTTGAATACAGCTTGGTAAATGATACATCCAGTTTTTGGAgcaaaaattacttttaaaaattcatttataTATTCTATCATTGAATCTAAATATTTTAGCAAGATAATCCATGAGATCTCATTGATAAAATGTGTAAATAATTATGTGCCGGATATTGGGATGCATGCATCTATACTTTTAGTAACTGCAGAAAAATTTTCTATAAGTTTGGACTAAAAGAGTAAAAGTGCagtgtatattatataattttgcATTCCATGTGTTCCTGTTGCAGTCAATGCACAATTGCTTACTTATCTTTCCTTCCATAATTCATatactctctcttttttttttttatttttttttttatgataattaatttttgcagGACTAGGATATGGATCTATCATTCCTGATGCTCCAGGGGTGGAATCGCATCTCTTGACAAAATCATTGGCAGAAAAAATTGGTGATTATGTGGAGCAATATGTAGAAGCAATGGAAAAGGTGATTAAATACAGTTATGTGCAATTTAGTTTTTATGCAATAGAATTTTCTATTTACAGTATTCTCTGTGCATTGTTTTATCAAGAAGGGGAAATATCCATTTTTCATATGACAGGTTAAACTAAAGCAGGCATTGAAAATTGGAATGAGCATCTCTAGTGAGGGGAATGCATATCTGCAAGTAAGCTTGTTAAAGGCTTAGTAGTTATTTAATTTATGGTATTTGCAAACTTTATTGATTGTTGTTCATGCAATCTTCAATCGCTTTTTGTTCATCAAACCTTTTATTTTGAAGGAGAGCCAATTTTGGAAGCTTTACAAGGAAAACCAAGCTTCCTGCTCTGCTGTTATGAGAACTTCAGTGGGGCTTGTTTATCTTCTTGCATGTTTGTTAGAACCTTTCATGCCTTCATTTTCTCTCAAGGTATGCTTCACATCCTGCATTCAACACCTTTCAGATCAAAAGGTACCTTCCAATGGTTATCTCAAGGTGTTTGTTTCACCATCAAATGCTTctgcttttttttgtttttttttctctttttttttacactCAAGGTGCTGAACCAGCTTAATTTGCCTCCTGAAACACTGCTTTCACTTAGTGATGAAACTGGAGATCTTGAAAGGGCAAGAAAACCTTGGGAAATTCTTCCAGCTGGTCATAAAATTGGGACACCAGAGCCTTTGTTTAGGGAGTTGGTATATGTTTTATTCTATTCTTCCCagtaacttttttgtttttttttttccttttcccttctctctctgcTTTTCTAGATGGTTGTATCATAATACACCTTCTCTGTTGTGCAGAAAGATGAGGATGTGGCATTTTTTCGGATGAAGTTTTCTGGCAGTCAAGCTGAAAGGGCTGCTGAAGGCAGACGTTGAAGCAAGGAAATGGCTGAGCAATTATGAAAAACATGGCTATTTTCCAGAAGAAGTTTTCTGGAGGACAGCTGATATATATAGTTGTATGAGGCAGAAGCTGGAAGGAAATCACTGAGCAATTAGGGAAGATAAAACTTAGTTGATTTATTTTTCCTGTTACATGGCTGCCACTCTAATAGTTTATATCCAATTATAATTTCATGCCAAGGATTTCATAAAATTTATGTCCTATTTCATATTAATTACTTATAATTTAAATGTTAACTCACCACttgttccaaaagtttaagctaataagaaattgttgatttactCATTTGATTAATATTCTAACGCTTTCCTTCACATGTGCGTTCAAATTCACCAAGTAAGACTAAACAATTggaatatttagttaaaatgagagataaatgataaaaacaagATTTGAACTCAGGATCTTTGTTTTGATACCACTTTAAATCACAACTTGTCCCAGTTAAGTCTTCTctcaaacaagtaaaaagacaGCATTGTCTAAGGAAGAAAAAGGGGTGGCGGTCAATCATCCACTCTTGAGATTCATATTGATCAATTTggtttataacttttttttacatatccgcacaagaggagggagGATTGAATTTTTAGTTTGTAACTAGTCCTCTTACTACAAAACGCTAATCTAACCGGCAAATATTTAGATTCTGCTCTACCCAAACTTGTAGGCATGAAATAGGCTGAACATGCTGCTTCCCAACTTTGAAATTGGTCTTAAATTGGAATTAACAAGTTACTCATCGAAGAAATAAATATGGGTTAAGAAGCTTTTTCTTAACATGTGCCAAgttcaacttcaacttcaactgCTCATGAACTGTCACTGCAATACTAAAAACATAGTGTCATGTAAATTACCATGTGTTAGTCTACATTTTAGTGACTGAAGCGATAAATGACACGTAAATTATcacgtcagtttgtaaaaaaacttgtaataaaaattgtagtactCTTAACAGCATTCAGACAAAAAAATCCGaactttgaaaaatgaaaagaggaaTCCACGAGATAATgttgttaattatataaatcaataagTTAACCCTAATTAAATTATAACTAACAttaagaaattttcaaaaaattatcatgctccaatttttacaaatttttcatTGGATATAAAATCtagattttgataaaaacacAAGATGTGTTATCCCAAATGGAGCTTAATAAATCTCTCTAATTCCCAAGATGGGcctttttggaaagaaaaaaaaaaaaaaaaaaagttgcattaaatttaaaaacccaTGCTCTcaaattcatattattattacattgACCATAGAAGCTCGCTGTAGCTCTGAAATGCTCAATCAGAGCAAGTAGAGCTCGAAGCCTCACTACTCCCTTCAACAATGGCGGAAATCACCGAATCACCTCCAGAACCTCCAGGAGAGACGCAGCAGACATCCGAAACCACTCGCAAAAGGCAAGAACCCGAATCAGACTTCGACCCCAAAACCATGCGAAAATCCAAACCCGGACTCAAGCGCCTCACTCTCACCCTCTCAGTCCTCTTCTCCTTCCTCCTAGGTCCACTCCCCCTTCTCTATCATGTTCATTTATGTTTATATGTGATATTTCGTATGAATTTGTATTTGCTTCCAATTTATGAATGGATTTTTGCTTTTGACCACAAATTCGTGGTTTTGATTCATTGCAGGCTTTCCATTTATGTGGAAATCAGTGGAAATCTATCGCGCGCCGCTCCCATTCCGCGAAATCGATGTGCTATCGGCCCAAATCGAATCGAAGCCCTTGTTGTTCCCATGCCATTTCCAAGCGATCTTCGTAGGCTTTGATTCCAAACCCTCCTTAACCCCAGACGCTCTAGAATCTTCCATT
Protein-coding sequences here:
- the LOC132165621 gene encoding probable methionine--tRNA ligase, yielding MGDHEDDDRDGEQGGCPNTPKLPIQGKRNILITSALPYVNNVPHLGNIIGCVLSADVFARYCRLRGYNAIYICGTDEYGTATETKALEENCTPQEICDKYHAIHKEVYNWFNISFDKFGRTSTPQQTDICQAIFKKLMEDNWLSESMIQQFYCETCSRFLADRLVEGTCPFPNCNYDSARGDQCDKCCQLLNPTELKDPRCKVCCKTPQIRDTDHLFLELPMLKDKLEEYINNMSVAGSWSQNAIQTTYAWLKGGLKPRCITRDLKWGVPVPHEKFKDKVFYVWYDAPIGYVSITSCYTPDWEKWWKNPENVELYQFMGKDNVPFHTVMFPSTLIGTGENWTLMKSISVTEYLNYEAGKFSKSRGIGVFGNDVKDTNIPPEVWRYYLLTNRPEVSDTLFTWADLQAKLNTELLNNLGNFINRVLSFIAKPPGLGYGSIIPDAPGVESHLLTKSLAEKIGDYVEQYVEAMEKVKLKQALKIGMSISSEGNAYLQESQFWKLYKENQASCSAVMRTSVGLVYLLACLLEPFMPSFSLKVLNQLNLPPETLLSLSDETGDLERARKPWEILPAGHKIGTPEPLFRELKDEDVAFFRMKFSGSQAERAAEGRR